One window from the genome of Acinetobacter lanii encodes:
- a CDS encoding MFS transporter gives MATNTMNVNAVVDKAKFKPLHLTVVLWCLIIVLFDGYDLAINGVTLPLLMQEWGMSAVQAGMLASTALAGMMFGAMFFGMLADKIGRKNVILICVALFSGFTFLGGFSNNPTQFGVLRFIAGLGIGGVLPNLVALTSEYAPEKLRSTLVTGMFSGYAMGGIMAALFGAWFTPSFGWQIMFWIAGVPLLLLPLIWKFLPESLAFLVKQQKIDKAKAIVQKLSPEDRVTSQTVLVFNESKVPAASISALFQEGRATGTLLFWLAFFMCLLMLYALGSWLPKLMMAAGYSLGSSLMFLLALNIGAVIGTAGGGILADRFHIKPVIISMLSVGVLALIGLGFNSPQPVIYLLVSLAGAASVGCSILLYSYVAQFYPLAVRSTGLGWASGIGRMGAIVGPIVIGYLLGLELPHKMNFIAVAIPAIVGGMAILCIKREKETNLAQTSIVPTSKVIVE, from the coding sequence ATGGCAACGAATACAATGAATGTGAATGCTGTAGTCGATAAAGCAAAGTTTAAACCTTTACATTTGACCGTGGTACTTTGGTGCTTAATTATTGTGTTATTTGACGGTTATGATCTCGCGATTAATGGTGTTACTTTACCGCTTCTCATGCAAGAGTGGGGAATGAGTGCAGTGCAAGCGGGTATGCTTGCCAGTACAGCTTTGGCAGGCATGATGTTTGGCGCAATGTTTTTTGGGATGCTAGCCGATAAAATTGGACGTAAAAATGTCATTTTAATTTGTGTAGCCTTATTCAGTGGATTTACGTTCCTTGGTGGCTTTTCTAACAATCCAACTCAGTTTGGTGTGTTGCGGTTTATTGCCGGTCTAGGTATTGGGGGTGTATTGCCTAATTTGGTTGCCCTAACTTCTGAATATGCGCCTGAAAAACTACGAAGTACTTTAGTGACAGGTATGTTTAGTGGTTATGCGATGGGTGGTATCATGGCTGCATTATTCGGTGCGTGGTTTACACCAAGTTTTGGCTGGCAGATCATGTTTTGGATTGCCGGTGTACCCCTTCTGCTTCTTCCTTTAATTTGGAAATTTTTGCCTGAATCATTGGCCTTTTTAGTTAAACAACAAAAGATAGATAAAGCGAAGGCTATCGTACAAAAATTATCACCTGAAGACCGGGTGACTTCGCAAACGGTTTTGGTCTTTAATGAAAGTAAAGTGCCTGCGGCATCTATATCTGCATTGTTTCAAGAAGGACGAGCAACCGGTACTTTATTGTTTTGGTTAGCCTTTTTTATGTGCTTATTGATGCTTTATGCATTGGGTAGTTGGTTGCCAAAACTTATGATGGCAGCAGGATATTCTTTGGGTAGCAGTCTAATGTTTCTCTTGGCTCTGAATATCGGTGCAGTCATTGGAACCGCAGGTGGTGGGATCTTGGCAGATCGTTTTCATATTAAACCCGTTATTATATCTATGCTCAGTGTGGGCGTTTTAGCACTCATCGGTCTGGGCTTTAATTCACCGCAGCCGGTGATTTATTTATTGGTCTCTTTGGCAGGAGCAGCTTCAGTCGGCTGTAGTATTTTACTATATAGTTACGTTGCACAATTTTATCCATTGGCGGTACGCTCAACAGGTTTAGGCTGGGCATCTGGTATTGGGCGTATGGGTGCGATTGTGGGTCCTATTGTCATAGGATATTTGCTGGGTTTAGAGCTACCTCATAAGATGAACTTTATCGCGGTTGCGATCCCCGCCATAGTTGGCGGAATGGCTATTTTATGCATTAAACGAGAAAAGGAAACCAATTTAGCTCAAACTTCAATTGTTCCGACATCAAAGGTGATTGTTGAGTAA
- a CDS encoding GMC oxidoreductase has protein sequence MSEIFDYDVLIVGSGFGGSVSALRLAEKGYKVCVLEQGRRLTPEDLSRAGKNSKYLTWAPALGRYGFLAQDIYQHMGVVRGIAVGGGSVVYAAVLLEPGERFYQDPTWKNLSDDWSKELAPYYQTAKKMLGVANNPYKGIQDAWLEKTAIRMKAQHTYGTVPQGIFFGNPDQFVADPLLDGKGPERRGCNQCGQCITGCAQGAKNSLDQNYLYLAEQLGVEIIAESKVTHVECYADGYRIHRKHPWKKNPQQPRTAKMVILSAGVIGTLEILFASRDDYKTLPNISAQLGEHVRTNSEAIVSILSNDEQTDVTQGTTISSHFHPDDQTHITQNRFPESYEFMKFYMGPLISGEQPFRRALKVLTQMLLHPIRSSKVWRTKNWYKKVTVLTVMQQADNQLKFSYGRSLLKGFRKSLKSQISVGERSPSYLARANQAAQIYAEVSGGQPHNVLLESVGNLSVTAHLLGGAVMAEIPNEGVIDANHAVFGYPNLYVVDGSAIPVNVGVNPSLTITALAERFSAKFSQPLE, from the coding sequence ATGAGTGAAATCTTTGATTATGATGTGCTCATCGTGGGCTCAGGTTTTGGGGGAAGTGTTTCTGCGTTACGTTTGGCAGAAAAAGGCTATAAAGTGTGTGTTTTAGAACAAGGTAGACGACTCACACCTGAGGATCTCTCGCGAGCAGGAAAAAATAGTAAATATTTAACATGGGCACCTGCGCTAGGACGCTATGGATTTTTAGCACAAGATATTTATCAACATATGGGCGTGGTACGAGGAATTGCAGTCGGTGGGGGCAGTGTGGTCTATGCTGCGGTGTTACTCGAGCCGGGCGAACGCTTTTATCAAGATCCAACCTGGAAAAACCTCAGTGACGATTGGTCAAAGGAATTGGCACCTTATTATCAAACAGCGAAGAAAATGCTTGGTGTCGCCAATAACCCCTATAAAGGTATACAAGATGCATGGTTAGAAAAAACTGCGATTCGTATGAAGGCTCAACATACTTACGGCACGGTCCCGCAAGGAATATTCTTTGGAAACCCTGATCAGTTTGTTGCAGATCCTTTGCTAGATGGGAAGGGGCCTGAACGCCGTGGTTGTAATCAATGTGGTCAATGCATTACCGGTTGTGCGCAAGGTGCAAAGAATAGCCTCGATCAAAATTATCTTTATCTAGCTGAACAATTAGGCGTGGAAATTATTGCTGAATCTAAAGTGACCCATGTGGAATGCTATGCAGATGGTTATCGCATTCATCGCAAACACCCTTGGAAAAAAAATCCACAACAGCCACGGACAGCTAAAATGGTGATCCTGTCCGCAGGGGTAATTGGAACATTAGAAATTTTATTTGCATCACGTGATGATTATAAAACTTTACCCAATATTTCAGCGCAACTTGGGGAACATGTACGAACCAATAGCGAAGCCATCGTAAGCATTTTATCGAATGATGAACAGACCGATGTCACACAGGGTACGACTATCTCGAGTCATTTCCATCCCGATGATCAAACCCATATCACTCAAAATCGCTTTCCTGAAAGTTATGAATTTATGAAGTTTTATATGGGGCCGTTGATAAGTGGTGAGCAGCCATTCAGACGTGCGCTTAAAGTGTTGACTCAAATGCTGCTGCATCCGATCAGGAGTTCAAAAGTATGGCGTACAAAAAATTGGTATAAAAAAGTCACTGTACTGACCGTCATGCAACAGGCAGACAATCAACTTAAATTTAGTTATGGTCGATCACTGTTAAAAGGATTTCGTAAATCACTCAAGTCTCAAATTTCGGTAGGAGAGCGATCACCCTCCTATTTGGCACGTGCCAATCAAGCCGCTCAGATTTATGCTGAAGTGAGTGGTGGACAACCGCATAATGTCCTTTTAGAAAGTGTCGGCAATTTATCAGTGACCGCGCATTTACTCGGTGGTGCGGTGATGGCTGAAATCCCCAATGAAGGCGTGATCGATGCCAATCATGCGGTATTTGGCTATCCTAACCTGTATGTGGTGGATGGAAGTGCGATACCTGTCAATGTGGGCGTGAATCCAAGTTTAACCATTACCGCTTTGGCAGAACGCTTTTCTGCAAAATTTTCACAGCCTTTAGAGTAA
- a CDS encoding YidB family protein: MTNLSNIVEILAKQALGGQQSNAQSQGGLGGILGSVLGNLGNQSQQPQQTQQQGGLGGILGSVLGNLTGGQQHAPAQQSSGFNAQSLLIAVVPIVLAWIQKNGGLQGALDKLKGQGLTSQVDDWVSTGPGANANINEQAVQNLFDQNEVEQVAQQAQVPTNQVYGAISSVLPEIIDSLTPKAGETDHHEANSDIQNVLNLVSAFLKK, translated from the coding sequence ATGACAAATTTAAGCAATATCGTGGAAATTTTAGCGAAGCAAGCGCTTGGCGGTCAGCAATCGAATGCTCAATCTCAAGGTGGTTTGGGTGGTATTTTAGGTTCAGTGTTGGGTAATTTGGGCAATCAATCTCAACAGCCACAACAAACCCAACAACAAGGTGGTTTGGGCGGGATTTTAGGTTCAGTGTTGGGTAATTTGACTGGTGGTCAACAACATGCGCCTGCTCAACAATCAAGTGGTTTTAATGCTCAGTCGTTACTAATTGCAGTTGTGCCGATTGTATTGGCATGGATTCAAAAAAATGGCGGTCTGCAAGGTGCCTTAGATAAACTCAAAGGACAAGGTTTAACGAGCCAAGTTGATGATTGGGTATCAACAGGTCCTGGTGCTAACGCCAATATAAATGAACAAGCGGTTCAGAATTTATTTGATCAAAATGAGGTTGAGCAAGTTGCACAGCAAGCGCAAGTCCCGACCAACCAAGTCTATGGCGCGATTTCATCGGTATTGCCTGAAATTATTGACTCGTTAACACCGAAAGCAGGTGAAACGGATCATCATGAAGCAAATTCAGATATTCAAAATGTATTGAATTTGGTTTCAGCCTTTTTGAAAAAATAA
- a CDS encoding DUF6231 family protein encodes MAEKNVITSMLDDLSKEQPIQTALCLGQNLNPDHHQLIQWTYFSVTEFLMLPFTQRYDLGFVLMDTDEFKDLAGIQKSQLLVKLRDLMAKRIVVVTALKDEQLMRSLGFTQLIDKTKHDQDFALWQFNILTYKHVPDWFNSKFWANPENWNKFRW; translated from the coding sequence ATGGCTGAGAAAAATGTCATCACGTCAATGCTAGACGATTTATCTAAAGAACAGCCAATTCAAACTGCATTATGTCTAGGGCAGAATTTAAACCCAGACCATCATCAATTAATTCAGTGGACATATTTTAGCGTAACTGAGTTTTTAATGCTTCCTTTTACGCAGCGTTATGATTTGGGTTTCGTGTTGATGGACACAGATGAGTTTAAAGATTTAGCCGGGATACAGAAATCTCAATTACTGGTCAAGTTAAGGGACTTAATGGCAAAACGGATCGTAGTGGTGACTGCACTAAAGGACGAACAATTGATGCGAAGTTTGGGTTTTACCCAACTCATTGACAAGACTAAGCATGATCAAGATTTTGCACTTTGGCAATTCAATATTCTGACCTATAAGCATGTACCCGATTGGTTTAATTCTAAATTTTGGGCAAATCCGGAAAATTGGAATAAATTCCGTTGGTAA
- a CDS encoding DUF2797 domain-containing protein: MELHGICHKMHAGLSNLSVTEQQTHQANVEYKFILDRSEVDFPFNLGQEIEIEATGNIYCVSCGTKTPKSYSQGHCFKCMKTKASCDMCIMKPETCHYHLGTCREESFAQEVCFQPHIVYLANSSALKVGITRLGQMPTRWLDQGATQALPIMKVGSRRLSGQMEVMFGAEVADKTDWRKLLKGEAQPLNLIEIRDELLDSFAPQIELIRDEFSMSLDFNENVEILENELPREFIYPVEQYPEKIKSHNLDKTPIIRGKLHGIKGQYLILDTGVINIRKYTGYEIKIRA, translated from the coding sequence ATGGAACTACACGGCATTTGCCATAAAATGCATGCAGGTTTAAGCAACCTAAGTGTAACTGAACAACAAACACATCAGGCAAATGTAGAATATAAATTTATTTTAGATCGTTCAGAAGTCGATTTTCCGTTCAACTTAGGGCAAGAGATCGAGATTGAAGCTACAGGCAATATTTACTGTGTGTCTTGCGGGACCAAAACCCCAAAATCTTATTCACAAGGTCATTGCTTTAAATGCATGAAAACCAAAGCTTCTTGTGATATGTGTATCATGAAGCCAGAAACCTGTCACTACCATTTAGGCACCTGTCGTGAAGAAAGCTTTGCACAAGAAGTGTGTTTTCAACCGCATATTGTGTATTTGGCCAATTCAAGTGCACTCAAAGTTGGGATTACTCGCTTAGGGCAAATGCCAACCCGCTGGCTCGATCAAGGTGCGACTCAAGCACTCCCGATTATGAAAGTCGGTTCACGTCGTTTATCAGGTCAAATGGAGGTGATGTTTGGCGCTGAAGTGGCTGACAAAACCGATTGGCGCAAACTGCTCAAAGGTGAAGCTCAGCCTTTAAATTTGATTGAAATTCGAGATGAATTGCTCGATTCATTTGCCCCGCAAATTGAATTGATTCGTGACGAATTCAGCATGAGCTTAGATTTTAATGAAAACGTCGAAATTTTGGAAAATGAATTACCGCGTGAATTTATTTATCCAGTTGAGCAATATCCTGAAAAAATCAAATCACATAATTTGGATAAAACGCCGATCATTCGAGGAAAATTACACGGAATTAAAGGTCAGTATTTAATTCTGGATACAGGTGTAATCAACATTCGAAAATACACAGGTTATGAGATCAAGATCCGCGCTTAA
- the lpxB gene encoding lipid-A-disaccharide synthase, whose product MISSKLKIGIVVGEVSGDTLGAKLIRRFREQGIDAEFEGIGGPQMIAEGFKSYYPMDILSVMGIVEVLKDIKKLFAVRDGLIETWTANPVDIFIGIDAPDFNLRLSKSIKQKNLPIKTVQYVSPSVWAWRQGRVHGIKATIDLVLCLFPFEKAFYEKYQVNAAFVGHPLASQLPLKNALMDAKQALGLNLQQKHIALLPGSRRGEIEKLGPLVLDAAALVSKKHPEYQFIIPAINDARKQQIESLLDTYPQDLKNKIQLLENIDTESKIGRMVMDASDIVALASGTATLEAMLLHRPMVTFYKLNRLTYFIARLLVKIPYYSLPNIIAGKKVIEELIQSNATPEKLAAEIESLMDIEKSKIQSMQLLTMHKQLLADNSEDPVSEILKLIQ is encoded by the coding sequence TTGATTTCGTCCAAATTAAAAATAGGCATCGTGGTTGGTGAAGTATCAGGTGATACTTTAGGTGCAAAACTGATTCGACGTTTTCGAGAACAAGGGATTGATGCTGAATTTGAAGGCATTGGCGGTCCACAAATGATTGCGGAAGGCTTCAAAAGCTATTATCCGATGGATATTCTGTCTGTCATGGGAATTGTCGAAGTCCTGAAAGATATCAAAAAGCTTTTCGCCGTACGTGATGGTTTAATTGAGACATGGACTGCTAATCCTGTTGATATTTTTATTGGGATTGATGCACCTGATTTTAATTTGCGTCTATCAAAAAGCATTAAACAAAAAAATCTACCGATTAAAACCGTTCAATATGTCAGTCCGTCGGTTTGGGCGTGGCGTCAAGGCCGTGTGCATGGGATTAAAGCGACTATTGACTTGGTGCTGTGTTTATTCCCATTTGAAAAAGCCTTCTATGAAAAATATCAGGTGAATGCCGCATTTGTCGGGCATCCATTGGCAAGCCAATTGCCTTTGAAAAATGCATTGATGGATGCCAAACAGGCACTCGGACTGAATCTTCAGCAAAAACATATAGCGCTGCTGCCGGGGAGTCGTCGTGGTGAAATTGAAAAACTCGGACCTTTGGTGTTGGATGCTGCGGCATTGGTCTCTAAGAAACATCCTGAGTATCAATTTATAATTCCAGCGATCAATGATGCGCGAAAACAGCAAATTGAAAGTCTGCTTGACACTTACCCTCAAGACTTAAAAAACAAGATTCAATTGCTTGAAAATATAGACACTGAATCAAAAATTGGGCGTATGGTCATGGATGCTAGTGACATTGTGGCATTGGCATCGGGGACTGCAACCTTAGAGGCAATGTTGTTACATCGTCCTATGGTGACCTTCTATAAGCTCAATCGCCTAACTTATTTTATTGCCAGGTTATTGGTGAAAATTCCTTATTATTCTTTACCAAATATCATTGCTGGCAAAAAAGTCATTGAGGAGCTGATTCAAAGCAATGCAACGCCTGAAAAATTAGCCGCTGAAATTGAAAGTTTAATGGATATTGAAAAATCTAAGATTCAATCGATGCAATTGCTGACCATGCATAAGCAATTATTGGCAGATAACAGTGAAGATCCTGTCAGTGAAATTTTAAAACTGATTCAATAG
- a CDS encoding tetratricopeptide repeat protein, producing the protein MKKILALIFLLHLALIVHADEEYFKSMLESAKEGDSFSQFYVGYAYDQGEEVEQNHKNAIEWYRKSADQGETRAIKNLAIKYANGEGVDQNYAEAKKIILKNANQDLIESINLLVDWLIIPNTPIYNPNEAFLWATKSLEIEKNPTSAQFGGTVAKYLLGKLYDYGIGVSPDPKKAIALYRLSAKDDYSDAQFALGYLYHKGKGVKKDITQAIDWYNKAADQNDSDALLNLGYIYLTEDDYLDEQNAAHYLHAASEQNNPNAHYILGILFEEGRGVDKNVETAYEYYEKAVQVNSELALDAIAKLLDRNKILKNAKQSDLDQWIEYAEQLQNPTLKANFEKLKL; encoded by the coding sequence ATGAAAAAAATTCTAGCCCTTATATTTTTGCTCCACCTGGCTTTGATCGTTCATGCAGATGAAGAATATTTTAAAAGTATGTTGGAAAGTGCGAAAGAAGGTGATTCTTTTTCACAATTTTATGTGGGTTATGCCTATGATCAGGGTGAAGAAGTTGAGCAAAATCATAAAAATGCGATTGAATGGTATCGCAAATCTGCAGATCAAGGTGAAACTCGAGCGATAAAGAATCTTGCTATAAAATATGCCAATGGAGAGGGGGTAGATCAAAACTATGCTGAAGCCAAAAAAATAATATTAAAAAATGCCAATCAAGATTTAATAGAATCAATAAACCTGTTGGTGGACTGGTTAATAATTCCGAACACTCCAATTTATAACCCCAATGAAGCCTTTCTATGGGCAACAAAATCCCTGGAAATAGAAAAAAACCCCACATCAGCTCAATTTGGTGGAACAGTTGCTAAATATTTATTAGGAAAACTGTATGATTACGGGATTGGTGTGTCGCCCGATCCTAAAAAAGCGATAGCTTTATATCGTCTTTCAGCAAAAGATGACTATTCTGATGCGCAATTTGCATTGGGTTACCTTTATCATAAAGGCAAAGGGGTTAAAAAGGATATTACACAAGCCATCGACTGGTACAATAAAGCTGCTGATCAGAATGACTCAGATGCACTTTTGAACCTTGGCTATATTTATTTGACCGAAGATGATTATTTAGATGAACAAAATGCAGCTCATTATTTACATGCTGCATCCGAACAGAATAATCCAAATGCACATTATATATTGGGTATATTATTTGAAGAAGGGCGTGGTGTTGATAAGAATGTGGAAACAGCCTACGAATATTATGAAAAAGCAGTCCAAGTGAATTCTGAATTAGCCCTTGACGCTATTGCTAAATTATTAGATCGAAACAAGATTTTAAAGAACGCAAAACAAAGTGATTTAGATCAATGGATTGAATATGCTGAACAACTTCAGAATCCGACACTGAAAGCAAATTTTGAAAAGTTAAAACTTTGA
- a CDS encoding sulfite exporter TauE/SafE family protein, with product MFGPLEFILAGVLVGFCVGITGVGGGSLMTPILITLLRVEPHIAIGTDLLYAAISKFCGSLVHAKKMNIVWPIVIWLAVGSIPASFATHWVLDNFLSQSTHYKSVLTMVLGFMLTLTGASIVFRAQVEKFFNKYRKQESTDLTFDMEKVKQQAKDKRFYIIFMGIVLGIFVTLSSVGAGAFGIMALILMFPNLPMIRIIGSDVVHAVLLTLVAGLGHMSSGNVDFTLLGWLLCGSIPAIVIGTLISSRMPEKFIRKVLGITLFCLGINFIVNPVKSKPVKAAEPVATMQVEKAQSI from the coding sequence ATGTTTGGACCTTTAGAATTTATTTTAGCTGGCGTGCTAGTTGGTTTTTGTGTCGGCATTACAGGTGTCGGTGGTGGTTCTTTAATGACGCCAATTCTAATCACCTTATTACGTGTTGAACCGCATATCGCGATTGGCACAGATCTTCTCTATGCTGCTATTTCTAAATTTTGTGGTTCTTTGGTTCATGCCAAAAAAATGAATATTGTCTGGCCCATTGTGATTTGGCTGGCAGTAGGCAGTATCCCTGCTTCTTTTGCAACGCATTGGGTGTTAGATAACTTCCTCAGTCAATCCACGCATTACAAATCTGTCCTCACTATGGTACTCGGTTTCATGTTGACATTGACGGGCGCGTCGATTGTATTTCGTGCACAAGTTGAAAAGTTCTTTAATAAATACCGCAAGCAAGAATCGACCGATTTAACCTTTGATATGGAAAAAGTGAAACAGCAAGCCAAAGACAAGCGTTTCTATATTATCTTTATGGGCATCGTTTTAGGTATCTTTGTGACCTTGTCTTCTGTCGGCGCAGGTGCTTTCGGTATTATGGCATTGATCTTAATGTTCCCGAATTTGCCCATGATTCGTATTATCGGTTCAGACGTGGTGCATGCGGTATTACTTACACTTGTCGCTGGTTTAGGTCATATGAGCTCAGGGAATGTCGATTTCACATTACTCGGTTGGTTACTCTGTGGCTCGATTCCTGCCATTGTGATCGGTACTTTAATCAGCTCACGTATGCCTGAGAAATTTATCCGTAAAGTTTTGGGGATTACCTTGTTCTGTCTAGGCATCAATTTCATTGTGAATCCAGTGAAATCTAAACCTGTAAAAGCAGCTGAGCCTGTAGCAACGATGCAGGTGGAAAAAGCACAGTCTATTTAA
- a CDS encoding 3-deoxy-7-phosphoheptulonate synthase, which translates to MNTQQSNSITQSEINDVNVQSFQPLVPPAQLKAELPLNEKAYQTVLNGRETVRRILDGDDKRLFVVIGPCSIHDVEAAHDYADRLKVLSEKVKDTLYIIMRVYFEKPRTTVGWKGLINDPDMNDSFNIEKGLRLGRKLLLELNEKGLPCATEALDPNSPQYYQDLISWSAIGARTTESQTHREMSSGLSSPVGFKNGTDGGLTVATNAMQSVKHGHSFLGLNDQGQVSVIRTKGNPYAHVVLRGGNGKPNYDAGSVAEAENALAKAKVSNKIMIDASHANSNKDPYLQPLVLKNITEQILEGNKSIVGIMVESHLKGGRQDIPENLCDLEYGKSVTDGCIDWETTEKVLLEMDAALKDVLPNR; encoded by the coding sequence ATGAATACACAACAGTCTAATAGCATTACACAATCTGAAATTAATGATGTGAATGTGCAAAGTTTTCAACCTCTTGTTCCACCGGCACAGCTCAAAGCAGAGCTTCCTCTGAATGAAAAAGCCTATCAAACTGTGCTTAATGGTCGCGAAACTGTTCGTCGAATTTTAGATGGTGATGATAAACGTCTGTTTGTAGTGATTGGACCATGTTCAATTCATGACGTCGAAGCTGCGCATGACTATGCAGATCGGTTAAAAGTGTTAAGCGAAAAAGTGAAAGATACGCTTTATATTATTATGCGTGTGTATTTTGAAAAACCGCGTACCACGGTCGGCTGGAAAGGTCTGATCAATGACCCTGATATGAACGACTCATTTAACATTGAAAAAGGCTTACGTTTAGGTCGTAAACTTTTACTCGAATTGAATGAAAAGGGTTTGCCCTGTGCCACTGAAGCACTCGATCCGAATTCACCACAGTATTATCAAGATTTAATTTCATGGTCTGCCATTGGCGCACGAACTACTGAGAGCCAAACACACCGTGAAATGTCTTCCGGTCTTTCATCCCCAGTGGGCTTTAAAAATGGTACCGATGGCGGTTTAACCGTTGCAACCAATGCCATGCAATCGGTTAAACATGGTCATAGCTTCTTGGGTCTAAACGATCAAGGTCAAGTGTCTGTGATTCGTACCAAAGGCAATCCATATGCACACGTGGTATTGCGTGGTGGTAATGGCAAGCCCAACTATGATGCGGGTTCTGTGGCAGAAGCTGAAAATGCATTGGCGAAAGCGAAAGTCAGCAACAAAATTATGATTGATGCCAGTCACGCCAATTCTAATAAAGACCCGTACCTCCAACCGCTTGTTCTGAAAAACATTACCGAACAAATTTTAGAAGGCAATAAATCAATCGTGGGTATTATGGTTGAGAGCCATTTAAAAGGCGGTCGACAAGATATTCCTGAAAATCTTTGCGATTTAGAGTATGGTAAGTCAGTAACAGATGGTTGTATTGATTGGGAAACCACTGAGAAAGTACTGCTTGAAATGGATGCAGCACTGAAAGATGTCCTTCCCAACCGATAA
- a CDS encoding protein tyrosine phosphatase family protein, with translation MNNLETELSHIPQFQFVHEHLFSSGQPSAEQFKQIKEYGVDTVINLAFTDAELHLENEDKVCAELGLNYIQVPILWEQPTDEQCLFVLDLIDHLVQNKMVWIHCTENNQCSCLMYLYRQYFMDMDLPTAQELMHQIWEPNETWTGLIHAVSLQLQGRKATLDLQHSLMHADQFS, from the coding sequence ATGAATAACCTTGAAACAGAATTAAGTCATATTCCTCAATTTCAATTTGTTCATGAGCATCTATTCAGCTCAGGTCAGCCTTCCGCTGAGCAATTTAAACAAATCAAAGAATATGGTGTGGACACCGTTATTAATTTGGCTTTTACCGATGCTGAATTGCACCTTGAAAATGAAGATAAAGTATGTGCTGAACTGGGCTTGAACTATATTCAAGTGCCGATTTTGTGGGAACAACCCACCGATGAACAATGTTTATTTGTGCTAGATCTGATTGATCATTTGGTACAAAACAAGATGGTCTGGATTCACTGCACTGAGAATAATCAATGTAGCTGTTTGATGTATTTATATCGTCAATACTTTATGGATATGGATCTGCCTACAGCACAAGAACTCATGCATCAAATTTGGGAACCGAATGAAACATGGACCGGTCTAATTCATGCCGTGTCTTTGCAACTGCAAGGTCGTAAAGCGACTTTAGATTTGCAACATTCTCTGATGCATGCCGATCAATTTTCATAA
- the ispF gene encoding 2-C-methyl-D-erythritol 2,4-cyclodiphosphate synthase, whose amino-acid sequence MNAPIRIGQGIDVHAFEEGDFVTLAGVQIPHTQGLKAHSDGDVVLHALCDALLGALALGDIGQHFPDTDPNFKGADSRELLKHVYQLIQDRGYVLGNADITVACERPKLAKHNLSMRQSIADVLQVDVNQISIKATTTEQLGFTGRQEGILSTATVLIIHQA is encoded by the coding sequence GTGAACGCACCCATTCGTATTGGTCAGGGGATTGATGTACATGCCTTTGAAGAAGGTGATTTTGTCACGCTTGCAGGCGTGCAAATTCCACATACACAGGGCTTAAAAGCCCATTCAGATGGTGACGTGGTGTTGCATGCGCTCTGTGATGCCTTACTCGGTGCTTTAGCATTGGGGGATATCGGACAACATTTTCCAGACACAGACCCAAATTTCAAAGGTGCGGACAGTCGTGAGCTACTTAAACACGTTTATCAGTTGATTCAAGATCGTGGCTATGTGCTCGGTAATGCAGATATTACCGTGGCGTGTGAACGACCAAAATTAGCGAAGCATAATTTAAGCATGCGCCAAAGTATTGCCGATGTCCTGCAAGTGGATGTCAATCAAATCAGCATTAAAGCCACCACAACAGAACAATTGGGCTTTACTGGACGTCAGGAAGGGATTTTATCAACTGCTACGGTACTCATTATCCATCAAGCTTAA